The Candidatus Nanohalococcus occultus genome contains a region encoding:
- the ahaH gene encoding ATP synthase archaeal subunit H, producing MANVVEQVRDAEEEADSIVEDAEQKRQQTLKDARNEAEKKIEEAKRKAEEKKKEKIDRFREKLESQREDILEEADRDADDISESASNNTDEAIDVLRKQFEERFL from the coding sequence ATGGCAAACGTTGTTGAACAAGTAAGGGATGCTGAAGAAGAAGCTGACTCCATCGTTGAAGACGCAGAGCAAAAAAGACAACAGACTCTAAAAGACGCTCGGAACGAAGCCGAGAAGAAAATAGAGGAAGCCAAGAGAAAAGCGGAAGAGAAAAAGAAAGAGAAGATCGACCGATTCCGCGAAAAGCTTGAATCCCAGAGAGAAGACATTCTCGAAGAAGCTGACAGAGACGCAGATGACATCTCCGAAAGCGCTTCTAACAACACGGATGAAGCCATCGACGTTCTAAGAAAACAGTTTGAGGAAAGGTTCCTTTAG